Proteins from a single region of Equus asinus isolate D_3611 breed Donkey chromosome 17, EquAss-T2T_v2, whole genome shotgun sequence:
- the LOC139040890 gene encoding olfactory receptor 5W2-like, whose amino-acid sequence MAVENCTVFTDFIFLGLSDRQDVQQGLFVLFLLIYGITLIANLGMILLVNVDARLHTPMYYFLSNLSFCDVCYSSTVSPKMLTDFLSEQKRIPYSLCAIQMYSFGAFADVECLMLAAMAYDRYVAICNPLLYTVAMSRRVGTQLVAIAYIVGLVDSAIHTCCTFQLPFCNSNIINHFFCDIPPLLALSNSDTSINEMIMFTFIGCVVGSSIVTVLLSYSYIITTILRMNSAEGRQKAFSTCASHLTAVAIFYGTFLFMYFRPSSRYSMGTDKMASVFYTVVIPMLNPLIYSLRNKDVKGVLKKAINTKVCSG is encoded by the coding sequence ATGGCTGTTGAGAACTGCACCGTGTTTACTGACTTCATATTCCTGGGGCTTTCTGACAGACAGGATGTGCAGCAGGGGCTCTTTGTGCTCTTTCTGCTGATTTATGGCATAACTTTGATTGCCAATCTAGGGATGATCTTGCTGGTCAATGTGGACGCCAgactccacacacccatgtattatTTCCTGAGCAATCTGTCATTCTGTGATGTCTGCTACTCCTCCACTGTCTCTCCCAAGATGCTGACTGATTTCTTATCTGAGCAAAAGAGAATTCCATATAGTTTATGTGCTATTCAGATGTATTCTTTCGGGGCCTTTGCAGATGTGGAATGTCTCATGTTGGCTGCCATGGCATATGACCGTTATGTAGCCATTTGCAATCCACTTCTTTATACAGTTGCCATGTCCAGGAGAGTCGGTACCCAGCTAGTGGCCATTGCCTATATTGTTGGATTGGTAGATTCAGCAATCCATACCTGTTGTACATTTCAATTGCCATTCTGCAATTCTAATATAAtcaatcactttttctgtgacatCCCACCCTTACTAGCCCTGTCCAACTCAGATACATCCATCAATGAGATGATAATGTTCACTTTCATTGGCTGTGTTGTAGGGTCCAGCATTGTCACTGTCCTGCTCTCCTACAGCTACATCATAACTACCATCCTTAGAATGAACTCAGCTGAAGGGAGACAAAAAGCCTTTTCTACGTGTGCCTCCCACTTAACCGCTGTTGCTATATTTTATGGAACATTCCTGTTCATGTATTTCCGACCCAGTTCAAGATACTCCATGGGCACAGACAAAATGGCCTCTGTTTTCTACACAGTTGTCATCCCTATGTTAAACCCACTGATCTACAGCTTAaggaacaaggatgtgaaagGTGTACTGAAAAAAGCAATTAACACTAAAGTATGTTCTGGGTGA